From the Eleutherodactylus coqui strain aEleCoq1 chromosome 7, aEleCoq1.hap1, whole genome shotgun sequence genome, one window contains:
- the EGR4 gene encoding early growth response protein 4, whose product MQLRIMDLSCQDSIYPKYPKDCDLKEEGEQSRGSSVEQQLPAAQETPAAQYAGDQEAPDYFFLSSQPSPPLPLNYSGSFFIESVPEHGHDPEALFNIMSGILGLSSFSVPPRMNRQESLYSVPETIQNHMDLYSQPNLNISVQQGFSGQLYSAFSSTEDIHQVPSSPNLGSSCSSQCFFDSKVLPNKHDLSPISPTLDSFGGQWDSQGPQNFAQPSYPTEGFLPPDDASHVFHPLESKVENMMSSCCQSQVSDLPGEESVLYNMDFSSQSDTYPSSQSDTYDFTETQIDLKPQLLSDAKYQLSHPGLMNQEDVLQHQSPPIISTDFLGLSPTADNMMPANSGTPLTEPRRKYRRNKFPAKCFRPKPHEKAFACPVDSCIRSFARSDELNRHLRIHTGHKPFQCRICLRNFSRSDHLTTHIRTHTGEKPFSCDLCGRRFARSDEKKRHGKVHLKQKTRTEEKLKGLGFYSMGLSFSTL is encoded by the exons ATGCAGCTCAGAATCATGGATCTCTCCTGCCAGGACTCCATCTACCCCAAATACCCGAAGGATTGTGACTTgaaggaggaaggggagcaaAGTCGGGGGTCATCAGTGGAGCAGCAGCTGCCAGCAGCACAGGAGACCCCAGCAGCCCAATACGCTGGAG ACCAAGAAGCCCCTGACTACTTCTTCTTGAGCAGCCAGCCCTCCCCACCTCTTCCTCTCAACTACTCCGGGAGCTTCTTCATAGAGTCAGTCCCAGAGCACGGCCATGACCCGGAAGCCTTGTTTAACATCATGTCTGGAATACTTGGACTGTCTTCTTTCTCTGTACCACCACGTATGAACCGCCAGGAGTCGCTGTACTCGGTCCCTGAGACCATCCAGAACCACATGGACCTTTACTCCCAGCCCAACCTCAACATCTCAGTGCAGCAGGGCTTCTCTGGCCAGCTGTACTCTGCCTTCAGCAGCACGGAGGACATTCACCAGGTGCCCAGCTCACCCAACCTGGGCAGCTCCTGTTCTTCCCAATGCTTCTTTGACTCTAAAGTCCTCCCCAACAAGCATGACTTGTCCCCAATCTCCCCTACATTGGATTCTTTTGGTGGTCAGTGGGATTCGCAGGGACCTCAAAACTTTGCACAACCTTCCTACCCTACTGAAGGCTTTCTGCCCCCTGACGATGCTTCCCATGTCTTTCATCCCTTGGAATCTAAAGTGGAGAACATGATGTCCTCTTGCTGCCAATCCCAAGTGAGTGACCTTCCTGGTGAGGAGTCTGTTCTGTACAACATGGACTTCAGTTCTCAGTCTGACACTTATCCATCATCTCAGTCTGACACATATGACTTTACTGAGACCCAGATTGACTTAAAGCCACAGCTCTTGTCGGATGCCAAATACCAGCTGAGCCATCCAGGGCTAATGAACCAAGAGGATGTTCTTCAACACCAGTCCCCACCAATCATTTCCACTGACTTTCTGGGTCTCTCCCCAACAGCTGACAACATGATGCCAGCTAATTCTGGGACCCCTCTAACAGAACCCAGAAGGAAATACCGCAGGAACAAGTTCCCAGCCAAGTGTTTTCGCCCCAAGCCCCACGAGAAGGCCTTTGCTTGCCCAGTGGACAGCTGCATCAGGAGCTTTGCCAGGTCAGATGAGCTTAACAGGCACCTGAGGATCCACACTGGGCACAAGCCCTTCCAGTGCAGGATCTGCCTGAGGAACTTCAGCCGCAGTGATCACCTGACCACCCACATCAGGACCCACACCGGGGAGAAGCCCTTCTCCTGTGACCTGTGCGGCAGGAGGTTTGCCAGGAGCGACGAGAAGAAGCGACATGGCAAGGTGCACCtgaagcagaagaccaggactgagGAGAAACTCAAAGGACTTGGATTTTACTCCATGGGACTGTCCTTCAGCACCCTGTGA